From the Leptospira terpstrae serovar Hualin str. LT 11-33 = ATCC 700639 genome, the window GTTTGTATTATTATGTTTACCCAATCGTCCAGAGGTGGAGTTGGCTATTATGAAACCTAACCAAACACAGGTTAGAAAATCATATTTCCAAAATTCTTACCAAGGAAAAGGCATTTGGTTTATATTCGAATCCAAGGAAGTAACGAAAGAGTTTGAGAAAATGAAACAAAACAATGCACCCATTGACCTTCCTCTCACTACGGAAGATTGGGGAGATGTACATTTTACTTTAGTCGATCCAAACGGAATTGGAATTGATATTGTCCAGGAAAGAAATTCTAATTAAAAATTAGAACGACAAAAGGAGAAACCTTTTCGATCTTTCCTCTGGAAAGAAAAAGAGGTTCCTCCTTTGACACAAAAACCCAACCTCTATCCCATTTGGAACAAAATGGAGAGCCAACTGGAAGAAACGATTGGCCTAAACCAAATTGCATTTTTTACAGGATATAGC encodes:
- a CDS encoding VOC family protein is translated as MAFQQIQTGIITEKLIETKVFYEKWLGLETKFESDWFVLLCLPNRPEVELAIMKPNQTQVRKSYFQNSYQGKGIWFIFESKEVTKEFEKMKQNNAPIDLPLTTEDWGDVHFTLVDPNGIGIDIVQERNSN
- a CDS encoding AraC family transcriptional regulator; the encoded protein is MTQKPNLYPIWNKMESQLEETIGLNQIAFFTGYSDWHFHRLFKSIQVSVLVHPLQFCLNTYFT